One stretch of Thiohalospira halophila DSM 15071 DNA includes these proteins:
- a CDS encoding flagellar basal body P-ring protein FlgI, whose protein sequence is MVAFLLTFLLVGSAEAMRIKDVADIQGVRSNQLVGYGLVVGLNGTGDQTSQTPFTIQSMRSMLERFGVRMPAGQNMQLRNIAAVTVSAELPPFAKPGQEIDVTVSSLGNAESLRGGTLLMTPMRAVDGQVYAMAQGNLVVGGLAAEGADGSSVTVNIPSAGRVPGGATVEKAVPTSFGGKDRFIFNLHEPDFTTAHRVVEVINERIGPNTARARDAGSVAVRAPNDSSRRVSYVSLIENLEVTPDEGKAKVVVNSRTGTVVVGRNVRVMPAAVSHGSLTVTIDEDFQTDQPAPFGEGETVVTPESEVDVEQEDAPMFLFEPGVELDSLVRAVNEVGASPSDLVAILEALKQAGALRAQFEVI, encoded by the coding sequence ATGGTCGCCTTCCTCCTGACCTTCCTGCTGGTGGGTTCGGCGGAGGCCATGCGGATCAAGGATGTCGCCGACATCCAGGGCGTGCGGAGCAACCAGCTGGTGGGCTACGGCCTGGTGGTCGGCCTCAACGGCACCGGTGACCAGACCAGCCAGACGCCCTTCACCATCCAGAGCATGCGCTCCATGCTCGAGCGCTTCGGCGTGCGCATGCCGGCGGGCCAGAACATGCAGCTGCGCAACATCGCCGCGGTGACGGTGAGCGCCGAGCTGCCCCCCTTCGCCAAGCCCGGCCAGGAGATCGACGTCACCGTCTCCTCCCTGGGCAACGCCGAGAGCCTGCGCGGCGGCACCCTGCTCATGACGCCCATGCGGGCGGTGGACGGCCAGGTCTACGCCATGGCCCAGGGCAACCTCGTAGTGGGCGGCCTGGCCGCCGAGGGGGCGGATGGCTCCAGCGTCACCGTGAACATCCCCTCCGCCGGCCGCGTCCCCGGCGGTGCCACCGTCGAGAAGGCGGTCCCCACCAGCTTCGGCGGCAAGGACCGCTTCATCTTCAATCTCCACGAGCCCGACTTCACCACCGCACACCGCGTGGTGGAGGTGATCAACGAGCGTATCGGGCCCAATACTGCCCGCGCCCGGGATGCCGGCTCGGTGGCGGTCCGGGCGCCCAACGACTCCTCCCGCCGGGTCTCCTACGTCTCGCTCATCGAGAACCTGGAGGTCACCCCCGACGAGGGCAAGGCCAAGGTCGTGGTCAACTCGCGGACCGGGACCGTGGTGGTGGGGCGCAACGTCCGGGTCATGCCGGCGGCGGTCTCCCACGGCAGCCTCACCGTGACCATCGACGAGGACTTCCAGACCGACCAGCCGGCCCCCTTCGGCGAGGGCGAGACGGTGGTGACGCCGGAGAGCGAGGTGGACGTGGAGCAGGAGGATGCGCCCATGTTCCTCTTCGAGCCCGGCGTGGAGCTGGACTCCCTGGTGCGCGCGGTGAACGAGGTGGGCGCCTCGCCGTCGGACCTGGTGGCCATCCTCGAGGCGCTGAAACAGGCCGGCGCCCTGCGGGCCCAGTTCGAGGTCATCTAG
- the flgJ gene encoding flagellar assembly peptidoglycan hydrolase FlgJ: MSAAASASVYTDFQGLGNLRGKAREDARAALDEVAQQFEAVFTQMMLKNMRDASPDNALFDSNAMDTFEELHDKQLANGLADSQSLGIADMIKDQIRPHLGGGASSDDEGEAGRTIQDEFERAIPVPPTAEAAGEGEPGGDEEFASARDFVRRLWPEAEAAADELDVGPEVLVAQAALETGWGQQVARGEDGRNSRNLFNIKADRSWEGDSVSIQTREFMGGRMVGMRDDFRAYDSYAESFRDYVDFLKSNPRYGEALQQGDQSGFIRGLQEAGYATDPDYADKVERVMQSEPLAAVAADEVKVS, from the coding sequence ATGAGCGCAGCCGCTTCCGCCAGCGTCTACACCGACTTCCAGGGCCTGGGCAACCTCCGGGGCAAGGCCCGCGAGGACGCCCGGGCCGCCCTGGACGAAGTGGCCCAGCAGTTCGAGGCCGTCTTTACCCAGATGATGCTCAAGAACATGCGCGACGCCTCCCCCGACAACGCCCTTTTCGACAGTAATGCCATGGATACCTTCGAAGAGCTCCACGACAAGCAGCTGGCCAACGGCCTGGCCGACAGCCAGAGCCTCGGCATCGCCGACATGATCAAGGATCAGATCCGGCCCCACCTCGGCGGTGGTGCCAGCAGCGATGACGAGGGCGAGGCGGGGCGGACCATCCAGGACGAGTTTGAGCGCGCCATCCCGGTGCCGCCCACCGCCGAGGCGGCGGGCGAGGGTGAGCCCGGGGGCGACGAGGAATTCGCCTCGGCCCGGGACTTCGTCCGTCGGCTCTGGCCGGAGGCCGAGGCCGCGGCGGATGAGCTCGATGTGGGCCCCGAGGTCCTGGTGGCCCAGGCGGCGCTGGAGACCGGCTGGGGCCAGCAGGTGGCCCGGGGCGAGGACGGCCGCAACAGCCGCAATCTCTTCAACATCAAGGCCGACCGTAGCTGGGAGGGAGACAGCGTCTCCATCCAGACCCGGGAGTTCATGGGCGGCCGGATGGTGGGCATGCGGGACGACTTCCGCGCCTACGACAGTTACGCCGAGAGCTTTCGCGACTATGTGGACTTCCTGAAGTCCAATCCGCGCTACGGCGAGGCCCTGCAGCAGGGCGACCAGTCCGGCTTCATCCGCGGCCTGCAGGAGGCCGGCTACGCCACCGACCCCGACTACGCCGACAAGGTGGAGCGGGTGATGCAGAGCGAACCCCTGGCGGCCGTGGCCGCCGACGAGGTCAAGGTTTCCTGA
- the flgK gene encoding flagellar hook-associated protein FlgK, protein MASGNPLNIGTSGLLASQRALATISHNVSNVNTEGYSRQESIITSRNPTYTGAGFQGNGADVTNVRRMADEFLTKQLEMRTSEANYQESYHKYASRVDNLLADPEAGLDPAISSFFDANQGVADDPSAVSAREVLLSNGETLTERFQTMYRQLETLEEQVNTELSDGVQRANALGEEIAALNEQIATVQGSASGNKPNDLLDQREKLIKDLSELVEVQTVEQDNQAVNVYIGKGQSLVSNFQAKPMEIIPNQYDSSRNEIGYRQADSVVNVTDLIDGGKLGSVKDFRQEILDPAINSLGRVAYGMAENYNAQHRQGMNLNGELGGDFFDIEKEPVKPNPDNSAGAPTVQFEITDASQLTDRDYRLVGTGGSGFRLLDDKTNEELASGIAAGSDVTVDGVTFSVGAGSDNAGDSYLIQPTRAGGRTIEMAANMDEAAKVAAASPVRVESSTDNRGDAQLSEAEVYNTNGGAVGSGDGEAFSTSKQLNPPLEIRITGEISDTEYDIEIENLDTNNTVTGTYDSTTGMDVIDHFETNNGDGYNDLGYDVRLSGDPGLGDTYSIEYNQGGVSDNSNMLQLANLQTDKTMLDGEADFQETYSSLVTDVGTRTAQAETGMDAKDKLLTQAREARESVSGVNLDEEAAEMMKFQQSYQAASRVISASQSMFDSLISIIR, encoded by the coding sequence ATGGCTTCTGGTAATCCCCTGAATATCGGTACCTCCGGCCTGCTGGCCTCCCAGCGGGCGCTGGCGACGATCAGCCACAACGTGAGCAACGTGAACACGGAGGGCTACAGCCGCCAGGAGTCCATCATCACCAGCCGGAATCCGACCTATACCGGTGCTGGCTTCCAGGGCAACGGTGCTGACGTTACCAACGTCCGTCGAATGGCCGACGAGTTCCTCACCAAGCAGCTGGAGATGCGTACCAGCGAGGCGAACTACCAGGAGAGCTATCACAAGTATGCGTCCCGGGTGGATAACCTCCTGGCCGACCCGGAGGCGGGGCTCGATCCGGCTATCTCCAGCTTCTTCGACGCCAATCAGGGCGTGGCCGATGACCCCTCGGCCGTCTCTGCGCGGGAGGTTCTGCTCTCCAACGGCGAGACGCTCACCGAGCGCTTTCAGACCATGTACCGCCAGCTTGAGACCCTGGAGGAACAGGTCAACACCGAACTCAGCGATGGGGTCCAGCGAGCGAATGCGCTGGGTGAGGAGATCGCCGCCCTCAATGAGCAGATCGCCACCGTGCAGGGTTCGGCCAGTGGCAATAAGCCCAATGACCTGCTGGATCAGCGGGAGAAGCTCATCAAGGATCTCTCCGAGCTTGTCGAAGTGCAGACGGTGGAGCAGGACAACCAGGCGGTGAACGTCTACATCGGCAAGGGGCAGTCCCTGGTCTCCAACTTCCAGGCCAAGCCCATGGAAATCATCCCCAACCAGTATGACAGCAGCCGCAACGAGATCGGCTACCGCCAGGCCGATTCCGTGGTCAACGTCACCGACCTCATTGACGGCGGCAAACTGGGATCGGTGAAGGACTTTCGCCAGGAGATCCTGGATCCGGCCATCAATTCCCTGGGTCGGGTTGCCTACGGCATGGCGGAGAACTACAACGCGCAGCATCGCCAGGGCATGAACCTCAACGGCGAACTCGGCGGGGATTTCTTCGATATCGAGAAGGAGCCGGTCAAGCCGAACCCTGACAATTCTGCCGGCGCACCTACAGTACAGTTCGAGATCACCGATGCAAGCCAACTGACGGATCGGGACTATCGGCTGGTGGGCACCGGGGGGTCGGGCTTCCGTCTGCTGGACGACAAGACCAACGAGGAGTTGGCCAGCGGTATAGCGGCCGGTAGCGACGTTACCGTGGATGGGGTGACATTCAGCGTTGGCGCTGGTTCGGATAACGCTGGCGACTCCTACCTCATCCAGCCCACGCGGGCCGGTGGGCGGACCATCGAGATGGCCGCCAACATGGACGAGGCCGCCAAGGTCGCGGCGGCTTCACCGGTTCGAGTGGAATCGAGTACCGACAACCGGGGGGATGCCCAGCTGAGTGAGGCGGAGGTCTATAACACCAACGGTGGCGCGGTGGGTTCCGGTGATGGTGAGGCTTTCTCTACATCGAAGCAGCTTAACCCACCGCTCGAGATCAGGATTACCGGCGAGATTAGCGACACTGAGTATGATATCGAGATCGAGAATCTGGATACTAATAACACAGTTACGGGCACCTACGATTCCACTACAGGAATGGATGTCATTGATCACTTTGAAACGAATAATGGCGACGGCTACAACGACCTGGGTTACGACGTTCGTCTGAGTGGTGATCCCGGCTTAGGTGATACCTATTCCATCGAGTACAACCAAGGCGGTGTGAGCGACAACTCCAACATGCTGCAGCTGGCCAATCTGCAGACCGACAAGACCATGCTCGACGGTGAGGCCGACTTTCAGGAGACCTACTCCAGCCTGGTCACCGACGTCGGCACCCGTACTGCCCAGGCCGAGACCGGCATGGACGCCAAGGACAAACTACTGACCCAGGCTCGGGAGGCACGGGAGTCCGTCTCCGGCGTTAACCTCGACGAGGAGGCAGCGGAGATGATGAAGTTCCAGCAGTCCTACCAGGCGGCCTCGAGGGTGATCTCCGCCTCTCAGTCCATGTTTGATTCCCTCATCAGCATCATTCGGTGA
- the flgL gene encoding flagellar hook-associated protein FlgL: MARIATSTINQRGVDGILNNQVELSKIQKQMATGKRVVTPADDPVAATQMLNLDKNVRVTEQYQSNIDYARNHLSQTDETLGSVGNLLQRVRELAVRANTDSLSDANRESIAAEVESRLDELMGLANTKDGSGEYLFAGSKGSTKPFSYSAANGYEYHGDQRERNLKIGPEFDVQQTDAGDEVFMGVERGNGRFVADYDDGNTGSGRITATGIADAGALLDHEYTLTVQPDGAGGQEIQVTDDDEGTAVTTVPYQPGEAFEFEGVTMTIDGSPDNTDQFRVSSSRSQSVFQTVRDMLETLRSDWSGGEARAKAAMDMDTAIRELDNAQNNILNVRSSIGARLNSVESQETVNEAYTVQMKETLSQVQDLDYAKASSDLNLRMVGLQAAQQVYTRVQGLSLFNQIG, encoded by the coding sequence ATGGCCCGCATTGCAACTAGCACCATCAATCAGCGCGGTGTCGACGGCATCCTGAATAACCAGGTTGAGCTTTCGAAGATCCAGAAGCAGATGGCGACCGGCAAGCGAGTGGTTACACCGGCGGACGATCCCGTGGCTGCCACCCAGATGCTGAATCTGGACAAGAATGTCCGTGTTACGGAGCAGTATCAGTCAAATATCGACTATGCCCGCAATCATCTCTCCCAGACCGATGAGACCCTGGGTTCCGTCGGCAACCTCCTGCAGCGCGTGCGTGAACTGGCCGTGAGAGCGAATACCGACAGTCTCAGTGATGCCAACCGGGAGAGCATCGCGGCCGAAGTGGAGTCACGCCTGGACGAACTCATGGGACTGGCCAACACCAAGGACGGGTCCGGAGAGTATCTCTTTGCCGGCTCCAAGGGCAGTACCAAGCCCTTCTCCTACTCTGCCGCTAATGGCTATGAGTATCACGGGGATCAGCGAGAGCGGAACTTGAAAATCGGCCCGGAGTTCGATGTCCAGCAGACGGATGCCGGAGACGAGGTTTTCATGGGAGTGGAGCGGGGTAACGGACGTTTCGTTGCCGACTACGATGATGGCAACACGGGGAGCGGCCGTATCACGGCCACCGGCATCGCCGACGCCGGGGCCCTCCTGGATCATGAGTACACCCTGACCGTGCAGCCCGACGGGGCCGGTGGTCAGGAGATCCAGGTGACGGACGATGACGAGGGCACAGCCGTGACCACGGTGCCCTATCAACCGGGTGAAGCCTTCGAGTTCGAAGGGGTGACCATGACCATCGACGGCTCACCGGATAATACGGATCAGTTCCGCGTATCATCCTCCCGGAGTCAGAGCGTCTTCCAGACCGTACGTGACATGCTCGAGACCCTGCGCTCCGACTGGTCGGGAGGCGAGGCGCGGGCCAAGGCGGCCATGGATATGGATACGGCCATCCGGGAGCTGGATAACGCCCAGAACAATATCCTGAATGTGCGCTCTTCCATCGGGGCCCGCCTCAACAGCGTGGAGAGCCAGGAGACGGTGAACGAGGCCTACACGGTCCAGATGAAGGAGACCCTGTCGCAGGTCCAGGACCTCGACTACGCCAAGGCCTCCAGCGACCTCAACCTCCGGATGGTGGGGCTGCAGGCGGCGCAGCAGGTCTATACCCGCGTCCAGGGGCTCTCCCTGTTCAACCAGATCGGCTGA
- a CDS encoding flagellin N-terminal helical domain-containing protein has product MAQVINTNVMSLNAQRNLNSTNNQMSQAVERLSSGLRINSAADDAAGLAISERFSGQINGMNQAVRNANDAVSLVQTAEGALDEISNMSQRIRELAVQSANDTNAADDRDALDDEAQQLVAEIDRIASETEFNGENILDGSNGTMTFQIGANEGQTLGVTTPNATKGALATGADISFADIDISSTPSQASIGSVISTMDQVIDDVSGIRAELGATQNRLESTISNLEVGVENMSSARSQIRDADFAKESSELTRTQVLQQAGTSMLAQANQLPQNALSLLQ; this is encoded by the coding sequence ATGGCTCAGGTTATCAACACCAATGTGATGTCGCTGAACGCCCAGCGGAATCTCAACTCGACCAACAATCAGATGTCCCAGGCGGTGGAGCGGCTCTCCTCCGGCCTGCGGATCAACAGCGCCGCGGACGACGCCGCTGGTCTCGCCATCTCTGAGCGCTTCAGCGGCCAGATCAACGGCATGAACCAGGCGGTCCGCAACGCCAACGACGCGGTTTCGCTGGTTCAGACGGCCGAAGGCGCACTGGACGAGATCAGTAACATGTCCCAGCGGATTCGTGAGCTGGCGGTGCAGTCGGCCAACGACACCAACGCTGCGGATGACCGCGATGCGCTCGACGATGAGGCGCAGCAGTTGGTCGCGGAGATCGATCGGATTGCGAGCGAGACGGAGTTCAACGGGGAGAACATTCTCGATGGTTCCAACGGCACCATGACCTTCCAGATCGGGGCCAATGAGGGCCAGACCCTGGGAGTCACCACCCCCAATGCGACGAAGGGTGCGCTTGCGACCGGAGCCGATATTAGCTTCGCGGATATCGATATCTCGTCCACTCCGAGCCAAGCTTCTATCGGGTCTGTCATTTCCACAATGGATCAGGTCATTGATGATGTCAGTGGCATCCGCGCGGAGCTGGGTGCGACCCAGAATCGACTGGAGTCAACCATCTCCAACCTCGAAGTGGGCGTGGAAAACATGAGTTCAGCGCGGTCGCAGATCAGGGACGCTGACTTCGCCAAGGAGTCCTCGGAGCTGACGCGGACCCAGGTCCTGCAGCAGGCGGGAACCTCGATGCTGGCCCAGGCCAACCAGCTCCCGCAGAACGCCCTGTCACTGCTCCAGTAA
- a CDS encoding flagellar protein FlaG, whose protein sequence is MRDFANTLPGPDRNRGSQSLSEKADSPSGGDAMADRESASPLMDEKDMERMVDDVREMTRAFQRELDFRVEEDIDRTVVQVRDRENDEVIRQIPSDEMLELARNMERIRGLLFNEST, encoded by the coding sequence ATGCGGGATTTTGCCAATACCCTGCCCGGCCCTGACCGGAACCGGGGCTCGCAGTCCCTTTCGGAAAAGGCGGACTCTCCTAGCGGAGGAGACGCAATGGCGGACCGGGAATCCGCCTCCCCCCTCATGGATGAAAAGGACATGGAGCGGATGGTCGACGACGTTCGCGAGATGACCCGGGCGTTCCAGCGGGAGCTGGATTTCCGCGTCGAAGAGGACATCGACCGGACGGTGGTCCAGGTGCGGGACCGGGAGAACGATGAGGTGATCCGCCAGATCCCCTCGGACGAGATGCTGGAGCTGGCCCGGAACATGGAACGGATCCGTGGGTTGTTGTTCAACGAATCGACATGA